From Panthera tigris isolate Pti1 chromosome B4, P.tigris_Pti1_mat1.1, whole genome shotgun sequence:
tgttagcagagaccctgatgcagggctcgaacccatgaaccatgagatcctgacctgagccaaagttggatgcttaatggactgagccacccaggcgccctaaggatcacccattttattttattttttttaaatttcttttaacgtttatttatttttgagacagggagagacagcatgaacgagggagggtcagagagagcgggagacacagaatctgaaacgggctccaggctctgagctgtcagcacagagcctgacgcggggctggaactcatggaccacaagatcatgacctgagacgaagtcggaggcctaaccgactgagccacccaggcgccccaaggatcaCCCATTTTAAAATCCCAACACACGTCCTGAGCACATCTGAACTTTTTCTTGCTTTACTTTTCTCTGCAGCACTGATCGCAAATCCAAcacaatatatattcttattacttatttgtttattgtctgcttCCTCCTACAGAAATGTAAGCATCTTGAGTGGagggatttttgtgtttttctttgctttatagCAGTGTTGAATAACTGGGGACCagtatatttgttgaataaataaatgaatgaccatGGTTAGACATACACTTCTAGAGAAGgcacagacagaaagagaaaatgggaaaatcccatttttcatttcattttgttaactAAGTTCTACGTTTGGCTATGAGACTTGCCCGTGTTCACGGTGGCTTTTGCTCTGTTTACTTTTTCGTATGTCTTCTGAACTGTTTCCACTTTGGAAGTGTTTGTGTTCCACATACACCACACTTACTCTTTAAGGTTGTTGCCCTGAACTCAGAGCCTCTACTCTTGTATTCCTGactgctccccacctcccagagtTGCAGGGCTGTTTGAATTAGGACTTGGGAAACTCTGGGAAGCTTAGCTATCCAGGAGACTTTACACTTGTTTGTTTCAGAGCCACTGGTTTGAATGGCTCGGGACTTTTCATTCTCCTGAAATTTTAAGGTGGAGGAGAGAATTTATATAATTTGGGTTCAGGAAGAAGCTATGCTTGGATGGAAAGAGATTAATATCATCTCTGGAGATGTTGCGTTTCAAGTCCACTTCTCTGAAATTTTGAGAacctttcagaaaataattatttaatagcCTCATTAGCCTTCCTCCCAAGTCTTTATCAAACTTCTATCCAAACTGTGTTTGAAGCTCTATAGGAGGAGCCACAGGGCCAGCTTCCTGATTGGTAGGGGTAGTAACACCCAACAATAGGCAGTGGAACTTAACTGCcttggaaaaatgttttgaaaaggaaaggtCCAGAGTGAGGGCAGTACCCTTCTTAGAGACAGAGGAGTGAACACAGTGACCTCCAGGATGGAGGAGAGTGGGTGGGGCTGGCTGGGAAAGCAAGACAGCCTGCAATTTAGTGGGTGGATTGTTGGATTTGACAGGAGTTCTTCTTGGCGACTTGGGATGGAACTTTTGTTTTGGAGTTTGGAATGAGCTCAGAGACTGAGAAacacagggaggaggagggagagaagcggGGAGCCGGGGGGCATTATGGAATTCATACAAGCTGGCTTCATGTTCCCTGGCCTCTCTCTGCATTTCTTTAAGTACCTCCCCTGCGCCAAGCACCTCCTTTGGGAGAGACTGTTTCCTAATTAAACTGAGATTCACAGGCCCAGGGCCCTCATTAGGAAATGTCCTCAGGAAATGCTCTTGAAATAGATGAGTGTGCATGTTCTAGTTGTTCTAGTCTCCTGTTTCCACCTCTGTTtggccctttctctctttccaaaaaagaaaaaaaaaatgaaaaaaaccttaCTTCTAGGAATCTCAAGATATAGCAACCAATCAATACACTATATGTACATTTCCTCTGTCTTAAATGCCTCTTTTGGTTTCTTGGTACAATTATGAGCAGATCCTTGTTTTGGGTAGTGATGGCTGGGGATAGGAGTGTGGAATTCAGAAGGAGGAGGTATAtgaatcctggccctgccctctggaAGCTTTTGGACTGTAAAAGAATTTAAGTGACACACCCAGGACTCCACCAGAAAGGGGAAATTAGTTTCAGCTGAACATCAGGATCGGCTGTAAGTGCTGGTGACAAGGGGAGGAAGGTTGGAAATGGGGGATTAGTCAGAATGGCTTAGGAATGGCTTCCTAGACGTGGGGGGAAAAGTTGTAGAATAGAGTTAAAAAGAGCTGGAGGGTCAAGACTGGAAGAAAGGAGTGAGGAGGGCATCCCTGGCAGGGCAGGTAACTTACCCAGGCCAAAGGCTCATCCCAGGAAGGGTAAATCAGGATATGAGGAGCTGAGTGAGGAAGGAGGTGATGGGCCTGAGGGTAGGGGGAGAATTAGGGCAGAGCTCTGGCAGCTGGGTCAGAGAGTCTGGACTGAATATAAACTTTTGGAATGATTGCAGATTATTACAAGAGAAAGGGTATTTCTGAACATGATGTTTGAGGACGATGTTCCTCTGTATTGGTATAAGCTGGATTGCAAGGAGACTTGCTTAGGATTCCCAATCATGGGTTTGCTTCTTCTTCTACAAGTTtggttgttcatttgtttgttctgcTTGCTTCTGTTTGAGTCATAAGATATgattatttaacttccatgtgttTTGTTCTTTGGGTTGCTTCTCTGGTATCTTCGTACTTCGTCTGTAGCCCACTTTCACTCATCTTCAGTAAAAGTGGGAAGAGCCCAAGGACCATCCTGCATAACAAAGTGGAGGGAAACAGAAATGATCAAAAGCATGTATGACCCTGCCATTCAGGTGGTCCTCCTTTGAGATTCTTGCTCGGGGCCCATGGCTGAACTTCAGGAGAGTGTAGGACATTTTTTTGAGAAGGGCAACGTCAAGGGAGTCTGTGATTCAACAAACGTTAAGAACCACTGTTGTGTCTTTGTTGGGAGGTAGGTGGCTGAGGATGGTTCCCCAGAGAGAGAAACATGGTACAAGCATCCCTACGGCCAACCACAGGAACGTCCAGAGACAGTTGAAGGagctgagggagaaagagaaattgggaAAAGAGACTTGGGTTCAGGGGAACTGGTAAGAAGAGTGCCCCATCCTCCCCTGTTCTCCACCCTCTTTCTAGCAGGTATTCCTTCCCTATTTTCTCCATGTTCTGATGATGGCAGGACTCTGGTTCCCCTTCAGTTTAAATATATTGAGTGTCTGCTGTTTATCAATCTATGTACCAGGTCCTCTCACAACAGTACGTCATGCATTTCCTTTGTTGAACCTGAAGTGCACAGAGTGGAATCAATCCCTTCCTCCATCATGGCATGTTGGCTCCATCCCTTTCTGTAAGGCCCCTTTTcgattcattttcttctttcctttctctgttcccaTCTCCCCTCCTCACTGGGGGCACTTGTgtagtgtctttaacaaatgctCCTCCAATCTATGCTCTATATGTGTATTTAGATACATTCATCCACTCAACAACCACACAGTGCCAACTGTGTCAGGCACAGTCATAGGTGCAGGGAATGCAACCAggagcaaaataataaaaaaagtcctgttttcatggagcttacattcttttGGAGTGAGACAaatcatgaacaaataaataagtaaaacatgtaGTACCTCAAGTAGTGATAAgccctatggaaaaaaaaaaaagcagggcaaGGGGATAAGATATGTTGAGGGGGATCAGGACCAGACTGCAGTTTTATATGGGGTGATTAAGGAAGGCGTTGCAACAAAGGTGCTATTTCAACAAACACAGTTAAGGAAGAAACTGCGTGGATATCTGGGGTAGAAGTGGTCCAGTTAGAGGggacagcaagtacaaaggccctgaggtagggtCTTGTCTGGTATGTTAGGAGACCAGAATGGTTAGAAGGTCAGTGGCTAGAGAAAAAtgagtgggaagagagagagacagaaggctgAGAGGTAGCTGGGTGAGTGACAAATACTGTAGGACTTTGTGATGAACATGCTCACATGGGTCTCCTCATGGACTCAGCAGAGAGTTTCCTTGGGGTATGTACCTAGGAGAGGGATTGTGGGGTTGGAGGGGGTGTGCACTCTTAATTCCAGTAAGATTATGCCTCAAGATGGTGGCACCAgttatactcccaccagcagtgtgtggtAGTCTGTATCTTCTCATAGAATTCTCATGATGATCCAGTAAGGGAAGTCAAGTAAAGTTCCttatggaggaggaaactgaggcttagagagattaagCAAATTACTCTAGTTACATAGCCAAGCGGAAGAGCCAGGACTCAAATTCAAAAGTTTTGACATAATGTTCTTTGCTCTTACCACTACTGTACCCAGCACTGACTCTTTCAGAAATAAGATGAGACATCTGTAGAcaaagatattattattattattaattaaaaaatgtttatttatttattttgagagagtgcaagagagcatgtgagtggaggaggggcagagagagagagagggagagagataatcctaaacaggctctgagttgccagtgctctattcggggctcgaactcgtgaactgagagatcatggacctgagtcaaaatgaagagtcagcttaaccgactgagccactcaggggccttCCAGagatattattgttattattattattattattattatttaaattttttattattattttgcatttttcttttctttcttttttttaaactctactctatttttctaattaaaataaaaaaaaatttaagtaggctccacactcaacatggagcttgaactcatgaccccatgTTCAAGAATCATACACTCTacccattgagccagccaggtgtcccaagactTGCATTTTTCAATGCCTGGTCTAACTCAGTCAGTCTAGGACCCCAAAGTGTTTAGCACTAGCATGTATGTGGGTGTCTAATTAGAGTCCTTAGAATTTCAAGGTGAAATATATGGATTaagactgttttcattttatcatgAAGGCTAGCTAATAGTTTGAATTTTAGTGCATGATTTTGATGCTAGACATTTATAAagattaattgattttcagagtTTGGGGACTTTGGAtcagattttaatattaaatattaagtagaTTATATTACATGCATATTGTTGGCTAGGCACCGAGATAAGTACTTTCCAAGCATCATGTCACTTACTCCTgacaacaactctgtgaggtgatTACTTTTACTCCCACTGAGGGGTGAACTCATTTGTCCAGAGTCACCCAGCTATGAGGTTGAGTTGAGTTTTGAACCTGAACAATTTACCTGCAGAGCCTTTATTCTTAACTACTAAACTGTGCTGCCTTCCTGTGAAGGAAGCTTTTAGAATCTCTTCCCTttgaactcttaaaaactgagaatgaactgaaggttgatgggggggtgggagggaggggaaagtgggtgatgggcattgaggagggcacctgttgggatgagcactgggtgttgtatggaaaccaacttgacaataaatttcatattaaaaaaataaaaaaataaaaaaacaaaagggaaatgcTATGTATACTAAcagtgaaaaatttaaaaaaatctatgaggCTAATAAAAGGCGGGAtgactatttaaataaattactattacacacttggaaaaaaaaagaatctcttcccTTTGAAACTGAGGACAGCTTCCTGTCAAGTGGGGTGGTTTAGAGCAGTCATGGGAAGTGAGGGGCTAGGTGGACAGGAATATCCagagggagaggatctgaagtttGAAAATGTTCCCCAGTTGTCTTcattatgtctccctctgtccctgaaGTGAGAACCTCTGCCCTAGGCATCCTACCTGGATTAGAGATTCTGAACGTGATGCTTCAAAAAAAAGGAGGACTTCTCTAACTGGGTGTGGGTGGTTCATTGTCTGTAACCCAAGGCAgcctgatatttttaaaacaagtgtcCTCAAAGGCAGACAATGTTTTATCACCTATGTATGGCTTATACCTGCCATGAATGATCTGTGGTCAAGGTTTTATCACAGTTGGTTTTCCCTTcacacttttcattttgattgcctTCTACAAGGAGGGTAATGCCATTTATATATTTACCTGAGCCAGGTTTATAAGGTTGCTTGGTTGCAAGGTATGTATCTCAAAGTCAAGTAGATAGGATATTCTGGATTATGTGCTCTTGCAGGTTTCTCTTCTCCGTGTGtacatttgttcaacaaatatttattaagcacctaattCACagttaggaggaggaggagaaggaggagcaggaggaggaggaggaggaggaggaggaggagaaggagacaggTAGTTGAACTGGAATTTTGATATATTAGGATAAATGACAAATGAGGTAAGCCCGGGCGCTATGACAGTACACAGAAAGGGCAGCATAAgggtcagggaagccttcctaGGGAAGCAACTTCTGAGCTGGGAATTGAAAGATAAGGAGGGCTTAGCTAATGAAGGGGGCAAAGAGGGCATTAGAAGCAAGGGAACAGAATGAGTGTAGAATTTCGCAGCTGGAACATGAACTGCGCAGGGGATGAAGCTAGAGGAATAAAAACAGGTCAGGTTATGAAGGAAGGGCAGTAGGGAATCACTGAAGGGTTtgaagcctgggggtggggtggggacaccTCAATCACATTTATAGTGTATAAAGGTTCCGTGAGTTAAGAATGGACCTCCTTGTCTATCTCGTGTGCTTGTTAGTAAATCAGAACATCGGAACTGGTGGGTGGCAAATAAGGAATCTTGATGGATTTGTAGATGGAAGGGCTGACCCAATAATGTAAGGGTTCCTTTTGATAATCTTTAGAGAAGAATTTTCAAATTTGACTTGATCCTTTTGTCTTTGAAACCCCCTGACAATACTCcctaaaattctttcaaaaccaAAGCCTGAGTAGGGAGGAGAATGGGGGCTGTGtgactttgttttctctgttctccactaCTCATTTCCGGGGCATTGCTGTGAATTGTTCATCCAAAGCCTTGCTCCCCATGAGGAGGGGACCATTTGAATAGCAGCAGGGGAGTAGAGGAAGGAGGAACCACACGCCGGGTTCgttcattaagaaaatatatttggcaTATTCAGACAATGGTTTGAGCGAGTTAAAAATAACTCCTCGTGAAAAATTAATAGGGAGTTATAAGTGAGTGTTTTAATACAAGCTCACAGAGCAGGGCAGATTCTCCAGGTGGCTGGCGGCTGACATCACGGATGTGTTTATAGAGCACGGGGTGGCCAGAGAGGAGAGTCGTCTGCAGAAGTGAGCTCACCTTCTCTCCCGGAacccagagagggaggagacagaaagaattgTTTTGGTTGTGAGCTACTGAGCTAGGTgacttatttctttctccttacccATCACACTCTCATAACTGTGGACATAAAAATTGTAGTGAATTTTGCCTGGTTGCTTTGGGTGAAGTATATTGAATGTCAGAATTCATAAAATGGCCTTTCTGGTTCTTCTCCCTTCTTAGTAATGGACCCTTGTTGGCTGCTACACTCATTTCTCCAGTGTTTCTTCGCCCGACAGACTGTTCCTCTCATTCTTACAGGTAGTTATAAAGGCCCTGCTCCTTTCTCCCACTTCCTCTCTTCTCACAGCGCCTCTGTGGGCCTAGGTAGGTAAAGCCAAGGGTTGGACTGTACTTTCTTTTCCATCAGTACAGCTAAATGGGTGATGCagaatgaggagaaaggaaacCAAAGTGATGTCTGACCTTGGCTAGCTGATTTTGGGGCTAAGGGTGTTAAGACTGGGGGaccaatatttgtattttaaactcagatgatatttaaaaaatggttctgTAATTGCAATGAGGCCCTCTAGGCCGTGAATTAATGTGTCATAACTCACGCCCAAGCACTGCGCAAACATCCCGCGTGTGAATTATTGCACAATAAATTCATGCCCTGTTGTGTCTTACAGCTTAATTAGTACATGAAGCTACATGAGTTAGACGAACCCAAATGGGATTATGTCATGTGGTGCGTAAAAAGGCAGAATGTTGGGAGGTATTTGGCACTTTTTCTGGGGGGAAAGCAGGGCTGATTTTTCTGGAGTGTCCTCTGGTGTCAGTTTCTGTGATTTGGGGCTGCAACAGGTAACATGTGACTTCTGAGCTTTGGTTAGTTGGTTGAATATGGGTTCAGTAAATATCTATTGTTTATTATGTCTTAGGCATTATGGAGGGATAGCACATATAAGATGAAATACGAAGCAGCAGCTTTGAAACCTGAGCACCCGAACTCGGCAGCCTCAACTCAACTCGGCTTAACTCAGCCTCACTGAACCCAATCTGAGACTCTCTGCTCACTGGGCTTGATCCTAGAACCCTCTTCAATTCCAGCTAGAATGTTGTATCAGGCACTTCGCAGATTTGGTCAAAAGCTGGTACGGAGACATACGCTGGAGCAATACGTGGCTAAGATTTCCACTGCCGGAAGGCTGAGCACTCTGGATATAGTGGCCTTGGGTGTGGTCAACACAGTGGGTGCAGGTGTGTATGTCCTGGCTGGTGAGGTAGCCAGTGATAAAGCAGGACCATCCATTGTGATCTGCTTTTTGGTGGCCGCCCTGTCTTCTGTGTTGGCTGCTCTGTGCTATGCAGAGTTTAGCGCCCGGGTTCCCCATTCTGCTTCTGCATATCTGTACAACTATGTCACTGTAGGTGAAGTCTGGGCTTTCATCACTGGCTGGAACCTCATCCTCTCCTATGTTactggtgcagccagtgtggCCCGGGCCTGGAGCTTAGCTTTTGACAACCTGATTGGGAACCAGATCTCTCAGACCTTGCATGAGAGCATCCCACTGAATATTCCCCATGTCTTTGCAGAATATCCAGACTTCTTTGCCATGGGCCTGATGTTGTTGTTCACCGGACTGCTGGCTGTCAGGGCTAGTGAGTTTGTCTTAGTTACTACAGTGTTCACAGTGGTGAATGTTTTGGTTCTTGGTTTTGTCATCATCTCTGGCTTTCTTAAGGGGAAACTGCACAACTGGCGGCTTACAGAAGAGGACTACATAATGACCATGTTTAGACTCAATGACACTTCTCCCTTGGGCCCTCTGGGCTATGGAGGATTTGTGCCTTTCGGTTTCCAGGGGATTCTCCGTGGAGCAGCGACCTGTTTCTATGCATTTACTGGTTTCGACAGTGTTGTTACCATTGCCGAAGAAGCCCAAAATCTCCAGCGTTCTGTTCCCATGGGCATTGTGATTTCAGTGTTCATCTGCTTTTTGGTGTATTTTGGGGTCTCTTCAGCACTTACACTTATGGTGCCTTACTACCAGCTTCAACCTGGGAGCCCCTTGCCTGAGGCATTTCTCCATATTGGCTGGGCCCCTGCCCGCTATGTCGTGGCTATTGGAGCCCTCTGTGCTCTTTCTACCAGCATCTTGGACTCTATGTTTCTCCTTCGTTGGATGACCTTCGTGATGGCAGATGATGGCCTCCTGTTCGGTGTCCTTGCCAGGATAGACTCCAAAACAAGCATCCCCATTGTGGCCACTGTGGTCTCGGGCATTATCACAGCGTTAATGACATCCTTCTTTAGACTCACTGATCTTGTGGACCTCATGTCATTTGGGACCCTGCTTACTTACTCCCTGGTGGCTATTTGTATTCTCATTGTCAGGTATCAGCCTGAATTgaatgatgaagaaaatgaagcagaggCACAGGAG
This genomic window contains:
- the LOC102957387 gene encoding cationic amino acid transporter 3-like, with the protein product MLYQALRRFGQKLVRRHTLEQYVAKISTAGRLSTLDIVALGVVNTVGAGVYVLAGEVASDKAGPSIVICFLVAALSSVLAALCYAEFSARVPHSASAYLYNYVTVGEVWAFITGWNLILSYVTGAASVARAWSLAFDNLIGNQISQTLHESIPLNIPHVFAEYPDFFAMGLMLLFTGLLAVRASEFVLVTTVFTVVNVLVLGFVIISGFLKGKLHNWRLTEEDYIMTMFRLNDTSPLGPLGYGGFVPFGFQGILRGAATCFYAFTGFDSVVTIAEEAQNLQRSVPMGIVISVFICFLVYFGVSSALTLMVPYYQLQPGSPLPEAFLHIGWAPARYVVAIGALCALSTSILDSMFLLRWMTFVMADDGLLFGVLARIDSKTSIPIVATVVSGIITALMTSFFRLTDLVDLMSFGTLLTYSLVAICILIVRYQPELNDEENEAEAQEENGPAAEKLTLWRLFCPGSSTPTPLSGRVVYVCFSLLALLLLLLCLVLVQWPVLLLFENPLLIIVVVLLLILITGITGVIWRQPQSPTLLYFKVPALPFLPIMSVFMNVYLMMQLTLGTWALFGVWMLIGFAIYFGYGIHHACRINPT